In Corylus avellana chromosome ca2, CavTom2PMs-1.0, the following proteins share a genomic window:
- the LOC132172435 gene encoding pectinesterase-like, translating to MIGKVAVSVTSVILVVGVALAVVAVVHHNASKNNAESLSPQMKMVKDICSKTDYLDACQKSLSPVAEKGNTDPKEFIKAAIQATINEVSKSANFSDMLVQNASNIPRVKMAAEDCKELMSFSIDELQASFTTVGESDLHTMNDRADELKNWLSAVISYQQTCLDGFEAPEYRKLMEDNLNDAASLTSNCLAIVSELADILKVFGLEFNIKPPGRRLLSQDGFPTWFSASDRKLLASVDNGRVRPNAIVAKDGSGQFKSIAAAVAAYPKNHRGRYVIYVKSGVYNEYITIEKNMKNVFMFGDGPRKTIVTGRKSNRDGFTTFKTASFSAIGEGFICKSMGFQNTAGPEGHQAVALRVQSDMSAFFNCRMDGYQDTLYVQAHRQLYRNCVISGTVDFIFGDSSTVIQNSLIIARKPMDNQQNTVTAQGRADKRETTGLVIHNCRIVPEQKLYPLRFKIPTYLGRPWKEYARTVIMETTLADFIQPLGYLPWAGSFALSTCSYFEYANRGPGSRTVRRVRWKNVRVISRREAIQFTAVPFLQGNFWLKATGFPFLPGLRR from the exons ATGATTGGCAAAGTAGCTGTTTCGGTTACTTCTGTCATTCTTGTTGTTGGGGTGGCGCTTGCTGTGGTGGCTGTAGTTCACCACAATGCGAGCAAGAACAATGCGGAGAGTCTGTCGCCGCAGATGAAGATGGTGAAAGACATTTGCAGTAAGACGGATTATCTGGACGCTTGCCAGAAGAGTCTTAGCCCTGTGGCGGAGAAGGGAAACACAGACCCCAAGGAATTCATAAAGGCTGCAATCCAAGCCACAATCAACGAGGTTTCCAAATCGGCCAACTTTTCCGACATGCTGGTGCAGAACGCGTCGAACATCCCGAGAGTGAAAATGGCAGCGGAGGATTGCAAGGAGTTGATGAGCTTCTCCATCGACGAGCTACAGGCCTCGTTCACTACGGTCGGAGAAAGCGACTTGCACACCATGAACGACCGGGCTGATGAACTTAAGAACTGGTTGAGCGCTGTCATTTCGTACCAGCAGACATGTCTTGACGGCTTTGAAGCACCCGAATACCGTAAACTCATGGAAGACAACCTCAACGACGCCGCTTCACTCACCAGCAATTGTCTGGCTATCGTTTCCGAGCTCGCCGATATCCTTAAGGTGTTTGGCTTGGAGTTCAACATCAAGCCCCCTGGTCGCCGCCTTCTTAGCCAGGACGG GTTCCCGACATGGTTCTCCGCCTCCGACCGCAAGCTCTTGGCTTCGGTGGACAACGGCAGGGTTAGACCGAACGCGATTGTGGCCAAGGATGGCAGCGGACAATTCAAAAGCATTGCCGCAGCAGTGGCCGCTTACCCCAAGAACCACAGAGGCCGATATGTTATCTACGTTAAGAGTGGAGTCTATAACGAGTACATTACCATTGAGAAGAATATGAAGAACGTGTTCATGTTCGGTGATGGACCTAGAAAGACCATCGTCACTGGCCGTAAGTCCAACCGCGACGGCTTCACCACCTTCAAGACCGCCAGTTTCT CGGCTATAGGAGAAGGATTCATTTGCAAGTCAATGGGTTTCCAAAACACTGCCGGACCGGAGGGACACCAAGCGGTGGCTCTCCGCGTCCAATCAGACATGTCGGCGTTCTTCAACTGTAGAATGGATGGTTACCAAGACACGTTGTACGTGCAGGCCCACAGACAGTTGTACCGCAACTGCGTGATTTCCGGAACCGTCGACTTCATCTTCGGCGACTCCTCCACGGTTATCCAGAACTCGTTGATCATTGCGAGGAAGCCCATGGACAACCAACAAAACACGGTGACAGCGCAAGGCAGAGCCGACAAGCGCGAGACGACCGGGCTGGTGATCCACAACTGCAGGATCGTGCCGGAGCAGAAGCTGTACCCATTGAGGTTCAAGATCCCGACATACCTCGGGAGGCCATGGAAGGAGTACGCCAGGACTGTGATCATGGAGACCACTCTTGCGGACTTCATCCAGCCCCTCGGATATCTGCCATGGGCGGGAAGCTTCGCGCTCAGTACCTGTAGCTACTTTGAGTATGCCAACCGTGGGCCCGGCTCTAGGACTGTTAGGAGGGTGAGGTGGAAGAATGTGCGAGTCATCAGCAGGAGGGAGGCTATTCAATTCACTGCCGTTCCTTTCCTCCAAGGGAACTTCTGGTTGAAGGCCACCGGATTTCCTTTCCTGCCGGGCTTGAGGCGTTGA
- the LOC132172472 gene encoding probable sugar phosphate/phosphate translocator At1g48230: protein MISRQHLLTYIYLLVYILLSSGVILYNKWVLSTKYFNFPYPITLTMIHMGFSGAVAFFLIRVFKVVSPIKMTFKIYATCVIPISAFFAASLWFGNTAYLYISVAFIQMLKALMPVATFLTAVVCGTDKLKYDVFLNMVLVSVGVVVSSYGEIHFNVLGTAYQVMGMFGEALRLVLTQVLLQKKGLTLNPITSLYYIAPCSFVFLFVPWYFLEKPVMNVSQIQFNFWIFFSNALCALALNFSIFLVIGRTGAVTIRVAGVLKDWILIALSTVLFPESVITGLNIIGYAIALCGVVMYNYLKVRDTRASQISSESLPDRAVK, encoded by the exons ATGATAAGCAGGCAGCATTTGCTGACTTATATTTATCTCCTAGTCTACATATTGCTTTCATCAGGGGTTATTTTGTACAACAAG TGGGTCCTTTCAACAAAGTACTTCAATTTTCCATATCCGATAACCCTCACCATGATTCATATGGGATTTTCTGGTGCAGTTGCATTCTTTCTCATTCGAGTTTTCAAG GTTGTTTCTCCTATTAAAATGACATTCAAAAT ATATGCAACTTGTGTCATTCCTATAAGTGCCTTCTTCGCAGCTAGTTTATG GTTTGGCAACACGGCTTATCTGTACATTTCTGTGGCCTTCATCCAGATGCTTAAAGCCCTGA tGCCAGTGGCTACATTCCTCACTGCAGTTGTCTGTGGCACTGACAAATTAAAGTATGATGTGTTCTTGAACATGGTGCTGGTCAGTGTTGGAGTCGTCGTTTCCTCATATGGGGAAATTCATTTTAATGTGCTGGGTACAGCTTATCAGGTCATGGGAATGTTTGGTGAAGCTCTCAGGCTGGTCTTAACACAAGTTCTTCTACAGAAGAAGGGATTAACTCTAAATCCTATCACCAGCTTATATTACATAGCACCATGCAG ctttgtctttttgtttgttccTTGGTATTTTCTGGAGAAGCCTGTAATGAATGTCTCACAGATTCAATTCAATTTCTGGATATTCTTCTCAAATGCACTATGTGCTCTGGCTTTGAACTTCTCGATCTTCTTAGTAATTGGTAGAACCGGAGCTGTAACTATCCGTGTTGCCGGAGTTTTGAAAGACTGGATTCTCATTGCCCTTTCAACGGTTCTATTTCCCGAGTCTGTGATTACTGGGCTCAATATAATTGGTTATGCGATAG CTCTCTGTGGTGTTGTCATGTATAACTACTTGAAGGTCAGGGATACTCGTGCATCTCAAATTTCTTCTGAGAGTCTCCCAGATAGAGCAGTAAAG TAG
- the LOC132172436 gene encoding uncharacterized protein LOC132172436, translated as MHEEIWTWEGSPVCQRGKYIEKRVKFLLLSSCQMVEEMSPLRSSGYVDPGWEHGIAQDERKKKVKCNYCGKIVSGGIFRLKQHLARLTGEVTHCAKVPEDICLRMRKNLEGCRSGRKQRQAEYEQGSLTFHSNEYNYAGEASVGYKQKGKKLVIDKKLFRGFSPFRALGCVDPGWEHCIPQDEKKKRVKCNYCEKIISGGINRFKQHLARIPGEVAYCEKVPEDVYLKIKENMKWHRTGRRPRKPDINTASTCYLHSDNENEEGEQDEGFLQCMSKDIQAIDDKVSDGDIRNNVKGRSPGTSVNGAEPKRSRLDSIFLKSLKYQTSPLFKQVKAKMICEKRTRKEVVSAICKFFYHAGIPSNAANSPYFRKMLELVGQYGQGLKGPFSRLISGQFLQDEITTLEEYLMEFKASWAVTGCSIVADSWKDVQSRTIINFLVSCPRGLYFVSSTDATDIIEDAANLFKLFDKMVEEIGEDNVVQVISKNTASFRIAGKMLEAKRRNLFWTPCAVNCIDQMLEDFLNIKWVGECFDKAKKITRFIHNSTWLVNFMKKEFTKGQELLRPSVTKFATSFFTLQSLLDQRIVLKRMFQSNNWLSSQLAKSDEGKEVEKIVLNVTFWKKMQYVRKSLEPIAQALQKIDSDETRSISSIYIDMYRAKLAIKAIHGDDARKYGPFWSVIECHWNLLFHHPLCVAAYFLNPSYRYRPDFTMHPEVIRGLNECIVRLEPDGRKRISASMQIPDFVSAKADFGTDLAISTRTELDPAAWWQQHGISCLELQRIAIRILSQTCSSLGCEHTWNIYDQIHRIRRNCLSQKRWNELTYVHYNLRLRERQLGSKPDDMISFDSAMLESMLDDWIVETEKQALQEDEEIPYNEMEQLDGDEMDENENEENKHAEEVTSVGVVEPLDVNPSAGVIITDDDALDFIAEHLTD; from the exons ATGCATGAGGAGATTTGGACTTGGGAAGGAAGTCCAGTGTGTCAAAGAGGCAAATACATT GAAAAAAGAGTAAAGTTTCTACTGCTGTCTTCTTGCCAAATGGTTGAAGAGATGAGCCCCCTTCGGTCCTCAGGATATGTTGATCCTGGCTGGGAGCACGGTATTGCTCAAgatgaaaggaaaaagaaggttAAATGCAACTACTGTGGGAAAATAGTCAGTGGTGGAATTTTTCGATTGAAGCAACATTTGGCTAGACTGACTGGAGAAGTTACTCACTGTGCAAAGGTTCCAGAGGATATATGCTTGAGAATGAGGAAAAACCTGGAAGGATGCCGTTCTGGTAGAAAGCAAAGGCAGGCTGAATATGAACAGGGTTCTTTAACTTTCCATTCTAATGAGTATAATTATGCAGGAGAAGCAAGTGTTGGTTATAAACAGAAAGGCAAGAAATTAGTGATTGATAAGAAGCTGTTTAGGGGTTTCTCCCCTTTCCGGGCATTAGGATGTGTGGACCCTGGTTGGGAACATTGTATTCCACaggatgaaaagaagaaaagggtgAAATGCAATTattgtgaaaaaataattagtgGAGGCATAAATCGGTTTAAACAACACCTGGCTAGGATCCCTGGAGAAGTTGCATACTGTGAAAAGGTGCCCGAGGATGTGTATCTTAAGATTAAGGAGAACATGAAATGGCACCGTACTGGCAGAAGGCCTCGCAAACCAGATATTAACACAGCATCTACATGCTATTTGCATTCAGATAATGAGAATGAAGAGGGAGAGCAGGATGAAGGGTTTTTGCAATGTATGAGTAAGGATATTCAGGCTATTGATGATAAAGTTTCAGACGGTGACATTAGAAATAATGTCAAGGGGAGGTCTCCTGGTACTAGTGTCAATGGTGCTGAACCTAAACGATCAAGATTAGATTCCATATTTTTGAAATCACTAAAATACCAGACATCCCCACTCTTCAAGCAAGTAAAAGCAAAGATGATATGTGAAAAGAGAACTCGGAAGGAAGTAGTATCTGCTATCTGCAAATTCTTTTATCATGCAGGAATCCCTTCAAATGCAGCAAACTCCCCATACTTCCGTAAAATGCTAGAGTTGGTTGGCCAATATGGGCAAGGTCTGAAAGGCCCTTTCAGCCGACTAATATCCGGTCAATTCCTTCAGGATGAGATCACTACCCTCGAAGAGTATCTAATGGAGTTTAAAGCATCTTGGGCAGTTACTGGCTGCTCCATTGTGGCTGATAGTTGGAAAGATGTGCAGAGTAGGACAATAATAAACTTTTTGGTCTCTTGTCCTCGTggtttatattttgtttcttccaCTGATGCCACTGACATAATAGAGGATGCTGCAAACCTTTTTAAGCTGTTTGACAAAATGGTGGAAGAGATAGGCGAGGACAATGTAGTCCAG GTAATTAGTAAGAATACTGCCAGTTTTAGGATTGCTGGGAAGATGCTTGAAGCGAAAAGGAGAAATTTGTTTTGGACACCATGTGCTGTCAATTGCATTGATCAAATGCTTGAAGATTTTCTGAACATAAAATGGGTAGgagaatgttttgataaagccaaaaaaattacaaggttTATCCATAACAGCACATGGTTGGTAAATTTTATGAAGAAAGAATTTACAAAGGGACAGGAACTTCTTAGGCCATCTGTCACGAAGTTCGCCACTAGTTTTTTCACTTTACAGAGCTTGTTGGACCAAAGGATTGTTCTTAAGAGAATGTTCCAATCAAACAACTGGCTTTCTTCCCAACTTGCCAAATCAGATGAGGGTAAAGAAGTTGAGAAAATTGTCTTAAATGTCACATTTTGGAAGAAGATGCAATATGTGAGGAAATCTTTAGAACCAATTGCACAAGCTCTTCAAAAGATAGACAGTGATGAAACTCGGTCaatttcttctatatatattgacatgtatAGAGCTAAGCTTGCAATTAAAGCCATTCACGGTGATGATGCTCGAAAATACGGGCCTTTCTGGAGTGTGATAGAATGCCACTGGAATTTGCTATTCCACCATCCTCTCTGTGTAGCTGCATACTTTCTCAACCCGTCATACCGGTATCGACCAGATTTCACTATG CATCCTGAGGTGATTCGTGGTCTAAATGAATGTATTGTTCGACTTGAACCGGATGGTAGGAAAAGAATCTCTGCATCCATGCAG ATTCCTGATTTTGTTTCCGCCAAAGCTGACTTTGGAACAGATTTGGCTATTAGTACTAGAACAGAGCTTGATCCAG CTGCATGGTGGCAACAACATGGGATAAGTTGCTTAGAGCTGCAACGAATTGCCATTCGAATACTAAGTCAGACGTGCTCATCTTTGGGATGTGAACATACCTGGAATATCTATGATCAAATTCACAGAATAAGGCGCAACTGTTTGTCTCAGAAGAGATGGAATGAACTTACCTATGTCCACTACAACTTGCGACTTAGAGAACGCCAGCTGGGAAGTAAGCCTGATGACATGATATCATTTGATAGTGCCATGTTGGAAAGCATGCTAGATGACTGGATTGTGGAGACAGAGAAACAAGCATTGCAAGAAGATGAG GAGATCCCTTACAATGAGATGGAGCAACTCGATGGAGATGAGATGGATGAGAAtgagaatgaagaaaataaacatgCAGAAGAGGTTACATCTGTTGGTGTGGTTGAACCTTTGGATGTTAACCCTTCTGCTGGGGTTATAATCACTGATGATGATGCGCTTGATTTTATTGCTGAGCATTTGACAGATTAG
- the LOC132172438 gene encoding protein CAJ1 produces MQGDEARALLGFPPDSRPTFSQVKAAYRTKVWESHPDLFPAQEKPHAESKFKLISEAYSCLLSGNSLILRKTKEFNKVMVCKLPNGL; encoded by the exons ATGCAGGGCGATGAGGCCAGGGCCTTGCTAGGGTTCCCTCCCGATTCTCGCCCTACCTTCTCTCAG GTTAAAGCAGCTTACAGAACGAAGGTATGGGAGTCTCATCCTGACCTTTTTCCAGCTCAAGAAAAGCCTCATGCAGAATCTAAGTTCAAATTG ATTTCAGAAGCATACTCTTGCCTGCTGTCTGGTAATTCTCTTATTCTAAGAAAGACCAAAGAGTTCAACAAAGTCATGGTTTGCAAACTCCCAAATGGACTATAA
- the LOC132172785 gene encoding uncharacterized protein LOC132172785 isoform X2 translates to MVGDVSGTTSSMAEAQYVGAKTSVWWDIENCQVPKGCDPHSIAQNISSALVKMMYCGPVSISAYGDTNRIPASIQHALSSTGIALNHVPAGVKDASDKKILVDMLFWAVDNPAPANFMLISGDRDFSNALHQLRMRRYNILLAQPQKASAPLVAAAKTVWLWTSLSAGGPPLSSGESTQLQFTNGYHTSNQETSQYPVSEPIQLSQPINSESPSLGNQRPPSTGRVGGDNKHKGKYNRKSTNDPSISRASSVPVSVQESKNGDYTYQPDYTEAKQFKKAPHEFFGSNEPELSPTPLRPDGPRYFPAHTNVPDMGRLNVNEFPSYAQIPPNVHQRTGEEFRRPRSTESPYPARVNVPQNGQILQNGQTFHHDNMNNRYPRGSEYSLPASSPMVANTASSNGVWGSQGRPSPSEFVQGLIGVILLALNTLKNEKIMPTEANITDCIRYGDPKYRTTDVRKALECAIEQNMVVKQNLGAMQLYVGKNGKLWKCVNPMGGNHTQHSKVRWDGIQKFLSSPAGRSAMMASQCRYEAALTLKKSCLEELALGDVLQILNMVIAVKKWIIHHHSGWQPISITLAETKADNGFETGG, encoded by the exons ATGGTTGGGGATGTGAGCGGAACGACGTCGTCGATGGCGGAGGCGCAGTATGTGGGGGCCAAGACGTCGGTGTGGTGGGACATAGAGAACTGCCAGGTGCCGAAGGGGTGCGACCCGCATTCGATCGCGCAGAACATAAGCTCGGCGCTCGTGAAGATGATGTACTGCGGGCCCGTCTCCATCTCCGCCTACGGCGACACCAACCGCATCCCCGCCTCCATACAGCACGCGCTCTCCAGCACCGGCATCGCCCTCAACCACGTCCCCGCCG GTGTGAAAGATGCGAGTGACAAGAAGATTTTAGTTGACATGCTGTTCTGGGCAGTAGACAACCCTGCTCCCGCAAACTTTATGCTGATTTCTGGTGACAGGGATTTCTCTAATGCACTCCATCAGCTGCGCATGAGAAGGTATAATATTCTTCTAGCACAGCCGCAGAAAGCGTCTGCTCCCCTAGTTGCTGCAGCAAAGACTGTATGGCTTTGGACGAGCCTCTCTGCTGGAGGACCCCCGCTTTCAAGTGGTGAGTCAACACAGTTACAGTTTACTAACGGTTACCATACCTCTAATCAAGAAACGTCACAATACCCAGTTTCTGAACCCATTCAATTAAGCCAACCCATCAATTCTGAAAGCCCTTCTTTGGGAAATCAAAGACCTCCTAGTACTGGAAGGGTTGGTGGTGATAACAAACACAAAGGGAAATATAACCGAAAATCGACAAATGACCCGAGCATATCAAGAGCCTCAAGCGTGCCAGTATCCGTTCAAGAGAGTAAAAACGGTGATTACACTTACCAACCGGATTATACAGAAGCAAAGCAGTTTAAGAAAGCCCCACATGAATTCTTTGGCAGTAATGAACCTGAACTTTCT CCAACTCCTCTCAGGCCTGATGGCCCTAGATATTTTCCAGCACACACAAATGTGCCTGATATGGGTAGGCTAAATGTCAATGAATTCCCCAGCTATGCTCAAATTCCTCCTAATGTTCATCAGCGAACTGGAGAAGAGTTTAGGCGGCCAAGATCGACTGAATCTCCATATCCAGCTCGCGTAAATGTACCTCAAAATGGCCAAATCTTACAGAATGGCCAAACATTTCACCATGATAATATGAACAACAGGTACCCCCGTGGTTCTGAATATTCTCTACCTGCCTCCTCCCCAATGGTTGCTAACACTGCTTCTAGTAATGGTGTCTGGGGATCACAAGGACGTCCATCACCTTCTGAGTTCGTGCAAGGCCTTATTGGTGTTATCCTACTTGCCTTAAACACcctgaaaaatgaaaaaattatgcCTACTGAAGCAAACATAACTGATTGCATTCGTTATGGAGATCCAAAATACCGCACTACTGACGTAAGAAAGGCCTTGGAGTGTGCAATTGAGCAAAATATGGTAGTGAAACAGAACTTAGGTGCAATGCAGTTGTATGTTGGTAAAAATGGGAAACTGTGGAAGTGTGTTAACCCTATGGGTGGTAATCACACGCAGCACTCAAAAGTAAGATGGGATGGCATACAAAAGTTTCTAAGTTCTCCAGCTGGCAGGTCGGCAATGATGGCTTCTCAGTGCAG ATATGAAGCAGCCTTGACTCTTAAGAAATCATGCTTAGAAGAGCTTGCTTTGGGTGATGTACTCCAGATCTTGAATATGGTCATTGCTGTGAAGAAATGGATTATTCATCATCACTCAGGATGGCAACCAATTAGCATTACTCTTGCTGAGACTAAAGCTGATAACGGTTTTGAAACTGGTGGTTGA
- the LOC132172785 gene encoding uncharacterized protein LOC132172785 isoform X1: protein MVGDVSGTTSSMAEAQYVGAKTSVWWDIENCQVPKGCDPHSIAQNISSALVKMMYCGPVSISAYGDTNRIPASIQHALSSTGIALNHVPAGVKDASDKKILVDMLFWAVDNPAPANFMLISGDRDFSNALHQLRMRRYNILLAQPQKASAPLVAAAKTVWLWTSLSAGGPPLSSGESTQLQFTNGYHTSNQETSQYPVSEPIQLSQPINSESPSLGNQRPPSTGRVGGDNKHKGKYNRKSTNDPSISRASSVPVSVQESKNGDYTYQPDYTEAKQFKKAPHEFFGSNEPELSVSRSTSNFFHGSSDASGSNGNNFVGNPQNQYPLPLRPNNPHMQPSFGQDNLHYSNSHNHGFQPTPLRPDGPRYFPAHTNVPDMGRLNVNEFPSYAQIPPNVHQRTGEEFRRPRSTESPYPARVNVPQNGQILQNGQTFHHDNMNNRYPRGSEYSLPASSPMVANTASSNGVWGSQGRPSPSEFVQGLIGVILLALNTLKNEKIMPTEANITDCIRYGDPKYRTTDVRKALECAIEQNMVVKQNLGAMQLYVGKNGKLWKCVNPMGGNHTQHSKVRWDGIQKFLSSPAGRSAMMASQCRYEAALTLKKSCLEELALGDVLQILNMVIAVKKWIIHHHSGWQPISITLAETKADNGFETGG, encoded by the exons ATGGTTGGGGATGTGAGCGGAACGACGTCGTCGATGGCGGAGGCGCAGTATGTGGGGGCCAAGACGTCGGTGTGGTGGGACATAGAGAACTGCCAGGTGCCGAAGGGGTGCGACCCGCATTCGATCGCGCAGAACATAAGCTCGGCGCTCGTGAAGATGATGTACTGCGGGCCCGTCTCCATCTCCGCCTACGGCGACACCAACCGCATCCCCGCCTCCATACAGCACGCGCTCTCCAGCACCGGCATCGCCCTCAACCACGTCCCCGCCG GTGTGAAAGATGCGAGTGACAAGAAGATTTTAGTTGACATGCTGTTCTGGGCAGTAGACAACCCTGCTCCCGCAAACTTTATGCTGATTTCTGGTGACAGGGATTTCTCTAATGCACTCCATCAGCTGCGCATGAGAAGGTATAATATTCTTCTAGCACAGCCGCAGAAAGCGTCTGCTCCCCTAGTTGCTGCAGCAAAGACTGTATGGCTTTGGACGAGCCTCTCTGCTGGAGGACCCCCGCTTTCAAGTGGTGAGTCAACACAGTTACAGTTTACTAACGGTTACCATACCTCTAATCAAGAAACGTCACAATACCCAGTTTCTGAACCCATTCAATTAAGCCAACCCATCAATTCTGAAAGCCCTTCTTTGGGAAATCAAAGACCTCCTAGTACTGGAAGGGTTGGTGGTGATAACAAACACAAAGGGAAATATAACCGAAAATCGACAAATGACCCGAGCATATCAAGAGCCTCAAGCGTGCCAGTATCCGTTCAAGAGAGTAAAAACGGTGATTACACTTACCAACCGGATTATACAGAAGCAAAGCAGTTTAAGAAAGCCCCACATGAATTCTTTGGCAGTAATGAACCTGAACTTTCTGTAAGTCGGTCTACTTCCAATTTCTTTCATGGCAGTTCTGATGCTTCTGGGAGTAATGGCAATAATTTTGTAGGAAATCCGCAAAATCAATATCCTCTTCCCTTGAGGCCAAACAACCCCCATATGCAACCTTCTTTTGGACAGGACAATTTGCATTATTCTAACTCTCATAATCATGGTTTTCAGCCAACTCCTCTCAGGCCTGATGGCCCTAGATATTTTCCAGCACACACAAATGTGCCTGATATGGGTAGGCTAAATGTCAATGAATTCCCCAGCTATGCTCAAATTCCTCCTAATGTTCATCAGCGAACTGGAGAAGAGTTTAGGCGGCCAAGATCGACTGAATCTCCATATCCAGCTCGCGTAAATGTACCTCAAAATGGCCAAATCTTACAGAATGGCCAAACATTTCACCATGATAATATGAACAACAGGTACCCCCGTGGTTCTGAATATTCTCTACCTGCCTCCTCCCCAATGGTTGCTAACACTGCTTCTAGTAATGGTGTCTGGGGATCACAAGGACGTCCATCACCTTCTGAGTTCGTGCAAGGCCTTATTGGTGTTATCCTACTTGCCTTAAACACcctgaaaaatgaaaaaattatgcCTACTGAAGCAAACATAACTGATTGCATTCGTTATGGAGATCCAAAATACCGCACTACTGACGTAAGAAAGGCCTTGGAGTGTGCAATTGAGCAAAATATGGTAGTGAAACAGAACTTAGGTGCAATGCAGTTGTATGTTGGTAAAAATGGGAAACTGTGGAAGTGTGTTAACCCTATGGGTGGTAATCACACGCAGCACTCAAAAGTAAGATGGGATGGCATACAAAAGTTTCTAAGTTCTCCAGCTGGCAGGTCGGCAATGATGGCTTCTCAGTGCAG ATATGAAGCAGCCTTGACTCTTAAGAAATCATGCTTAGAAGAGCTTGCTTTGGGTGATGTACTCCAGATCTTGAATATGGTCATTGCTGTGAAGAAATGGATTATTCATCATCACTCAGGATGGCAACCAATTAGCATTACTCTTGCTGAGACTAAAGCTGATAACGGTTTTGAAACTGGTGGTTGA